A region of Micropterus dolomieu isolate WLL.071019.BEF.003 ecotype Adirondacks linkage group LG01, ASM2129224v1, whole genome shotgun sequence DNA encodes the following proteins:
- the slc35b3 gene encoding adenosine 3'-phospho 5'-phosphosulfate transporter 2 isoform X2 — MSAKYGLVGYNSSRKHISISIPSSTEVMSPHIKSVEELRVLGINLSSFSSPTQFFICVAGVFVFYLIYGYLQELIFSVEGFKPFGWYLTLVQFGFYSIFGLVELQLTQDKRRRIPGKTYMIIAFLTVGTMGLSNTSLGYLNYPTQVIFKCCKLIPVMIGGVFIQGKRYNLADVSAALCMSLGLIWFTLADSKVAPNFNVTGVLLISLALCADAVIGNVQEKAMKLHNGSNSEMVLYSYSIGFVYILTGLLCVGGLGPAVAFCSEHPVKTYGYAFFFSLTGYFGISFVLALIKLFGALVAVTVTTGRKAMTIVLSFMFFAKPFTFQYIWGGLLVLFGIFLNVYSKNREKMKLPTVKDLKSWLLTGKKVRFLSQNV; from the exons ATGAGTGCCAAATATGGCCTGGTGGGCTACAACAGTTCACGGAAGCACATTTCAATCTCCATCCCATCGTCCACAGAGGTGATGTCGCCCCACATAAAGTCTGTGGAGGAGCTGAGGGTGCTGGGAATCAACCTAAGCAGCTTCAGTTCCCCCACACAGTTCTTCATCTGCGTGGCTGGAGTCTTCGTCTTTTACCTCATCTATGGATACCTACAG GAGTTGATATTTTCAGTGGAAGGATTCAAGCCTTTTGGTTGGTACCTCACACTGGTCCAGTTCGGCTTCTACTCCATTTTTGGACTAGTGGAGCTTCAGCTCACACAGGACAAACGCAGAAG GATACCAGGGAAGACCTATATGATTATAGCATTTCTAACAGTGGGCACTATGGGCCTCTCCAATACCTCTCTGGGCTACCTGAACTACCCTACACAGGTCATCTTCAAGTGCTGTAAACTCATCCCAGTCATGATTGGGGGAGTGTTTATACAAG GTAAACGCTATAATCTGGCTGATgtgtctgctgctctctgcaTGAGTCTGGGACTCATCTGGTTTACGCTAGCCGACAGCAAAGTGGCCCCCAACTTCAACGTCACAG GTGTTCTCCTCATCTCCCTGGCACTGTGTGCAGACGCCGTCATTGGAAACGTGCAGGAGAAAGCAATGAAACTCCATAATGGCTCCAACTCTGAAATG GTGCTGTACTCGTACTCCATCGGTTTTGTCTACATACTGACAGGCCTGCTCTGTGTGGGTGGGCTGGGTCCAGCAGTGGCATTTTGCTCAGAG CATCCAGTGAAGACATATGGTTATGCGTTCTTCTTCTCTCTTACGGGTTATTTTGGAATCTCCTTTGTGCTGGCCTTGATCAAGCTCTTTGGTGCCCTGGTTGCAGTGACAG TGACCACCGGGAGAAAGGCCATGACGATCGTTCTTTCCTTCATGTTTTTCGCAAAGCCTTTCACTTTTCA GTACATCTGGGGCGGCCTTCTGGTGCTCTTCGGCATCTTCTTgaatgtttacagtaaaaaccGAGAGAAAATGAAACTTCCCACCGTCAAGGACCTCAAGAGCTGGCTGCTGACAGGAAAGAAAGTCCGATTTCTGTCACAAAACGTATAG
- the slc35b3 gene encoding adenosine 3'-phospho 5'-phosphosulfate transporter 2 isoform X1 gives MDSSTQLPAATDTMSAKYGLVGYNSSRKHISISIPSSTEVMSPHIKSVEELRVLGINLSSFSSPTQFFICVAGVFVFYLIYGYLQELIFSVEGFKPFGWYLTLVQFGFYSIFGLVELQLTQDKRRRIPGKTYMIIAFLTVGTMGLSNTSLGYLNYPTQVIFKCCKLIPVMIGGVFIQGKRYNLADVSAALCMSLGLIWFTLADSKVAPNFNVTGVLLISLALCADAVIGNVQEKAMKLHNGSNSEMVLYSYSIGFVYILTGLLCVGGLGPAVAFCSEHPVKTYGYAFFFSLTGYFGISFVLALIKLFGALVAVTVTTGRKAMTIVLSFMFFAKPFTFQYIWGGLLVLFGIFLNVYSKNREKMKLPTVKDLKSWLLTGKKVRFLSQNV, from the exons ATGGATTCTTCAACACAG CTCCCAGCAGCCACAGACACAATGAGTGCCAAATATGGCCTGGTGGGCTACAACAGTTCACGGAAGCACATTTCAATCTCCATCCCATCGTCCACAGAGGTGATGTCGCCCCACATAAAGTCTGTGGAGGAGCTGAGGGTGCTGGGAATCAACCTAAGCAGCTTCAGTTCCCCCACACAGTTCTTCATCTGCGTGGCTGGAGTCTTCGTCTTTTACCTCATCTATGGATACCTACAG GAGTTGATATTTTCAGTGGAAGGATTCAAGCCTTTTGGTTGGTACCTCACACTGGTCCAGTTCGGCTTCTACTCCATTTTTGGACTAGTGGAGCTTCAGCTCACACAGGACAAACGCAGAAG GATACCAGGGAAGACCTATATGATTATAGCATTTCTAACAGTGGGCACTATGGGCCTCTCCAATACCTCTCTGGGCTACCTGAACTACCCTACACAGGTCATCTTCAAGTGCTGTAAACTCATCCCAGTCATGATTGGGGGAGTGTTTATACAAG GTAAACGCTATAATCTGGCTGATgtgtctgctgctctctgcaTGAGTCTGGGACTCATCTGGTTTACGCTAGCCGACAGCAAAGTGGCCCCCAACTTCAACGTCACAG GTGTTCTCCTCATCTCCCTGGCACTGTGTGCAGACGCCGTCATTGGAAACGTGCAGGAGAAAGCAATGAAACTCCATAATGGCTCCAACTCTGAAATG GTGCTGTACTCGTACTCCATCGGTTTTGTCTACATACTGACAGGCCTGCTCTGTGTGGGTGGGCTGGGTCCAGCAGTGGCATTTTGCTCAGAG CATCCAGTGAAGACATATGGTTATGCGTTCTTCTTCTCTCTTACGGGTTATTTTGGAATCTCCTTTGTGCTGGCCTTGATCAAGCTCTTTGGTGCCCTGGTTGCAGTGACAG TGACCACCGGGAGAAAGGCCATGACGATCGTTCTTTCCTTCATGTTTTTCGCAAAGCCTTTCACTTTTCA GTACATCTGGGGCGGCCTTCTGGTGCTCTTCGGCATCTTCTTgaatgtttacagtaaaaaccGAGAGAAAATGAAACTTCCCACCGTCAAGGACCTCAAGAGCTGGCTGCTGACAGGAAAGAAAGTCCGATTTCTGTCACAAAACGTATAG